Proteins encoded by one window of Lutibacter sp. A64:
- the gldN gene encoding type IX secretion system protein PorN/GldN produces the protein MINKRNIGMFILLCVLFQTTYAQSNLLNAKSPSDIGKKTAAQKAVDDDRPLPYGYVDDRDILWSKMVWEYIDLNERINLPLYYPVDTTNVASDRRSLFDTLLKGIRSGEITEVYDDSYFTAKLTKAEINAKLFRVDTTDAGFDELNAGAINIDEYVDKINLTSQDIEGFKIKGYWYIDKRQGELKYRLLALAPIAPDVQTMGREDINIAEQLPLFWVWFPDARNLLHKMKVFNPKNSAFPISYDHILNARRFNSIIYQEENVYGDREVSEYVKGNALFQVMESNRIKEEIRNKELDMWSY, from the coding sequence ATGATAAATAAGAGAAATATTGGAATGTTTATTTTATTGTGTGTGTTGTTTCAAACAACGTACGCACAATCTAATCTTTTAAATGCTAAAAGTCCTTCCGATATTGGTAAAAAAACGGCTGCTCAAAAAGCTGTTGATGATGATAGACCTTTACCATATGGCTATGTAGATGATAGAGATATTTTATGGTCTAAAATGGTTTGGGAGTATATAGACCTTAACGAGCGCATTAACTTACCGCTGTATTACCCAGTAGACACCACCAATGTAGCAAGTGATAGAAGATCTTTATTCGATACCTTATTAAAAGGAATTAGATCGGGTGAAATAACCGAAGTGTACGACGATTCTTATTTTACAGCAAAATTAACAAAAGCAGAAATTAATGCTAAGCTATTTAGAGTTGATACCACCGATGCTGGTTTTGATGAATTAAATGCAGGTGCTATTAATATTGATGAATATGTTGATAAAATAAATTTAACATCGCAAGATATTGAAGGCTTTAAAATAAAAGGTTATTGGTATATAGATAAACGTCAAGGAGAATTAAAATACCGTTTATTGGCATTGGCTCCAATCGCTCCAGATGTACAAACTATGGGGAGAGAAGATATTAATATAGCCGAACAATTGCCTTTATTTTGGGTATGGTTTCCAGATGCACGAAATTTATTGCATAAAATGAAAGTATTCAACCCAAAAAATTCTGCATTCCCTATTTCTTATGATCATATTTTAAATGCGAGAAGGTTTAATTCCATTATCTATCAAGAAGAAAATGTATATGGAGATAGAGAAGTTTCAGAGTATGTAAAAGGTAATGCTTTATTCCAAGTTATGGAATCTAATAGAATTAAAGAAGAAATTAGAAATAAAGAGCTAGATATGTGGAGCTATTAA
- the gldM gene encoding type IX secretion system protein PorM/GldM produces MASGKLSPRQKMINLMYLVFIAMLAMNMSKEVLSAFGFMNEKLVENNLTATQKNTQTLSNLATKAQEQPEKYGDLYQKANTINQLSKDFTSYLESKKAFFLEKQEDPKNYESMDQSNLVDEHFFANDKFTEEGQEFLDQINGYKDEVVSILGENNPLSAVIKKRFDTSDQKKGAGTQPWLNNRYEGFPLISTVTNLTSMQMDVKTTESEIYSSLLGGQLESDVSMSNYKTILIPEKSAFFQGENFKGKVVLGRYDASLQPSEVIVNGKTITKIEDGGAVLDFPAGSVGEREVKGKFVFIENGEPVEIAINSSYAVIPKPNSAVISADKMNVVYRGVPNPMTISIPGIPDNLVKATAPGLNSVSGSGKYVMTPGSGREVTIKVSGTLPNGQSVSSSQNFRIKDIPSPQGTIRKESGHVVMPKSSLENATVGVQLPDFDFDLKLSTTGFTLKVPGQGAVVVRGNKMNSAAKKSIAKAKRGDVVTIFDIKSSLVGNSGYKIKNASPVSVEIQ; encoded by the coding sequence ATGGCTTCAGGTAAATTATCACCAAGGCAAAAGATGATAAACTTAATGTATTTAGTGTTTATTGCTATGTTAGCAATGAATATGTCTAAAGAAGTTTTATCAGCTTTCGGTTTTATGAATGAAAAGCTAGTTGAAAACAATTTAACAGCTACACAAAAAAACACCCAAACACTTAGCAACTTAGCTACAAAAGCACAAGAACAACCAGAAAAATATGGCGATTTGTATCAAAAAGCAAATACCATTAATCAACTATCAAAAGATTTTACAAGTTATTTAGAATCTAAAAAAGCTTTCTTTTTAGAAAAACAAGAAGATCCAAAAAATTACGAAAGTATGGATCAATCAAATCTTGTGGACGAACATTTTTTTGCAAATGATAAATTTACAGAAGAAGGTCAAGAATTTTTAGATCAAATTAATGGCTATAAAGATGAAGTTGTAAGCATTTTAGGCGAAAACAATCCGTTAAGCGCTGTTATTAAAAAACGTTTCGATACTTCAGACCAAAAAAAGGGCGCTGGTACGCAACCTTGGTTAAACAATAGATACGAAGGCTTTCCTTTAATTTCTACCGTAACCAATTTAACGTCTATGCAAATGGATGTTAAAACTACAGAATCTGAAATTTATAGCAGTCTGTTAGGTGGTCAATTAGAAAGTGATGTTTCAATGTCTAACTACAAAACAATCTTAATTCCAGAAAAATCTGCCTTTTTTCAAGGTGAAAATTTTAAAGGAAAAGTAGTTTTAGGTCGTTATGACGCTTCTTTACAACCTTCAGAAGTAATAGTAAACGGAAAAACAATTACTAAAATAGAAGATGGTGGTGCGGTTTTAGACTTTCCTGCAGGTAGTGTTGGAGAACGCGAAGTAAAAGGTAAATTTGTGTTTATAGAAAATGGAGAACCGGTAGAAATTGCTATCAATAGCTCTTATGCCGTAATTCCAAAACCAAATAGTGCTGTAATTTCAGCGGATAAAATGAATGTAGTGTATAGGGGTGTGCCAAACCCAATGACTATTTCTATTCCTGGAATTCCAGACAATTTAGTAAAAGCAACTGCACCGGGTTTAAACAGTGTATCAGGATCTGGAAAATATGTAATGACTCCAGGTTCAGGTAGAGAAGTAACAATTAAAGTTTCTGGAACATTGCCAAATGGACAATCGGTAAGTTCTTCTCAAAATTTTAGAATTAAAGACATTCCTTCACCACAAGGAACTATAAGAAAAGAATCTGGTCACGTAGTAATGCCAAAATCTAGTTTAGAAAATGCAACGGTTGGGGTACAATTACCAGACTTTGATTTTGATTTAAAACTTTCAACAACTGGTTTTACACTTAAAGTACCAGGGCAAGGTGCTGTTGTTGTTAGAGGGAATAAAATGAATTCTGCTGCAAAAAAATCGATAGCAAAAGCTAAAAGAGGTGATGTAGTTACAATATTTGACATTAAATCTTCGTTAGTAGGAAACAGTGGATATAAAATAAAAAACGCTTCACCTGTAAGTGTTGAAATTCAATAA
- the gldL gene encoding T9SS inner membrane protein PorL/GldL: protein MAQSKATKKIFNMAYGLGASVVIIGALFKLTHYSIGPLTGGVMLAIGLITEAVIFAISAFEPVDDDLDWSLVYPELAGGSGSAREKATIQEATQTEGLLSQKLDAMLKEAKLDANLMQSLGESIKNFKGAAENIAPAVDSIAATTKYSEQLSLAAAQMESLNSLYKVQLDSTGRQAEINEQVAVNAGKLKEQMESLATNLSSLNGVYGGMLSAMSNK, encoded by the coding sequence ATGGCACAATCAAAAGCAACCAAGAAAATATTTAATATGGCCTATGGGCTTGGAGCATCAGTAGTAATTATTGGGGCACTTTTTAAATTAACACACTATAGTATTGGCCCGTTAACAGGTGGTGTAATGCTAGCAATTGGTTTAATTACAGAAGCAGTTATTTTTGCAATTTCAGCTTTTGAACCCGTTGATGACGATTTAGATTGGTCGCTTGTTTATCCAGAATTAGCTGGTGGTAGTGGTTCTGCAAGAGAAAAAGCAACAATTCAAGAAGCTACACAAACAGAAGGTCTTTTATCTCAAAAATTAGACGCCATGCTTAAAGAAGCAAAATTAGATGCTAATTTAATGCAAAGCTTAGGAGAAAGTATTAAAAACTTTAAAGGAGCTGCAGAAAATATTGCTCCAGCAGTAGATTCTATTGCTGCAACTACTAAATATAGCGAGCAATTATCTTTAGCTGCTGCACAAATGGAGTCGTTAAATAGTTTGTATAAAGTACAATTAGACAGCACAGGCCGACAAGCTGAAATAAATGAGCAAGTTGCCGTAAATGCTGGAAAATTAAAAGAACAAATGGAGTCGTTAGCTACTAATTTATCATCGTTAAATGGTGTGTATGGAGGTATGTTATCTGCAATGTCTAATAAATAA
- the gldK gene encoding type IX secretion system lipoprotein PorK/GldK produces the protein MKKISLYILLALVVVSCGSNDQGELVGVRGSGNWHSERPLGMTLIPGGSFTMGKQSEDVAGSLNSPARTVTVRPFYMDETEITNSEYKEFVYWVRDSIVRTELALFSELMSYDGEPVLEEYKFLNIDSTDMSPYQKYMMKTYGSLGDLNSPTQGKMLNWDEEIIWNVHEFPSEEYAEVMIDSILTPIEDSFEGRRMLNVEKLKFTYYWLDQEAAARNKGNRRDFIKQETVNVYPDTTVWVRDFKYSYNDPMHQDYFYHQAYNDYPVVGVTWMQSKAFCRWRTKKKNDYLSSKRNPTQVPQFRLATEAEWEYAARGGLENATYPWGNPYLTTDRGCFLANFKPTRGNYAVDGALYTVEAKSYPPNDYGLYNMSGNVAEWTNTAYSEASYYIGSTMNPNVEIDKNHRKVIRGGSWKDVAYFLEVSTRDYEYADSARSYIGFRTVQDYLGTDINGN, from the coding sequence ATGAAGAAAATATCATTGTATATTTTACTAGCATTAGTGGTAGTCAGTTGCGGATCAAATGATCAAGGAGAATTAGTAGGGGTAAGAGGTTCCGGTAATTGGCATTCAGAAAGACCGTTGGGTATGACACTAATCCCTGGTGGATCTTTTACAATGGGTAAGCAAAGTGAAGACGTTGCAGGTTCACTTAACTCCCCAGCCAGAACTGTAACTGTACGTCCTTTTTATATGGACGAAACAGAGATTACAAATAGCGAGTACAAAGAATTTGTATATTGGGTAAGAGATTCTATTGTTAGAACAGAACTAGCATTGTTCTCAGAATTAATGTCTTATGATGGAGAACCTGTATTAGAAGAATACAAGTTTTTAAATATTGACTCTACCGATATGTCTCCATATCAAAAATATATGATGAAAACTTACGGTAGCTTAGGCGATTTAAATTCTCCAACCCAAGGTAAAATGCTAAATTGGGACGAAGAAATTATTTGGAATGTACACGAATTTCCTAGTGAAGAATATGCCGAAGTAATGATTGATTCTATTTTAACACCTATTGAAGATAGTTTTGAAGGTAGAAGAATGTTAAATGTAGAAAAATTAAAGTTCACTTATTATTGGTTAGATCAAGAAGCTGCTGCCAGAAATAAAGGAAACAGAAGAGATTTTATAAAACAAGAAACTGTAAATGTGTATCCAGATACCACTGTTTGGGTACGTGATTTTAAATATTCGTATAACGATCCAATGCATCAAGATTATTTTTACCACCAAGCTTATAACGATTATCCTGTTGTTGGTGTTACTTGGATGCAATCAAAAGCATTTTGTAGATGGAGAACTAAAAAGAAAAACGATTATTTAAGTTCAAAAAGAAATCCTACACAAGTACCACAATTTAGATTGGCAACAGAAGCCGAATGGGAATATGCTGCTAGAGGCGGTCTTGAAAATGCAACGTACCCTTGGGGAAATCCTTACCTTACTACAGATAGAGGATGCTTCTTAGCAAACTTTAAACCTACAAGAGGTAATTATGCGGTTGACGGTGCTTTGTACACTGTTGAAGCAAAATCATATCCACCAAACGACTATGGTTTATACAATATGTCTGGAAACGTTGCCGAATGGACGAACACTGCTTACAGTGAAGCGTCATATTATATTGGGTCTACTATGAATCCAAATGTAGAAATAGATAAAAATCATAGAAAAGTAATTAGAGGAGGTTCTTGGAAAGATGTTGCTTATTTTTTAGAAGTAAGCACACGTGATTATGAATATGCAGATTCAGCTAGAAGTTATATTGGCTTTAGAACCGTACAAGATTATTTAGGAACAGATATAAATGGAAATTAA
- a CDS encoding formimidoylglutamase, with protein sequence MNFDYLNPVDNSLVNYAKMQSNLSFGQCIKIYATKGDFPDLTTTKIAIIGVLDGRAAVNNSETGSSLEPIRKELYKLFPGNWPINVADLGDIVQGNTIEDTYFAVNELTNYLIRNKIIPIIIGGGQDITYANYRAYDTLEQTVNIVAVDSKFDLGSIEDDLNSQSYLSRVVMNPPNNLFNFCNIGYQTYFNSQDEIDLLSSLYFDTCRLGEVLNSIQIVEPILRDADIVSIDMASVKNAESPANNNAGPNGLSGTDICAIARYAGISDKVTSFGIYEYNPLLDTKNQSAQLIAQMIWYFIEGFNFRAHDYPFGLKDQYQKFIVPIENELLNFYKSNKSGRWWMEIEISNNNKFKRHALIPCTYQDYISASNQEIPERWMRTYKKLN encoded by the coding sequence ATGAATTTTGATTATCTTAATCCCGTAGATAATTCATTAGTGAATTATGCTAAAATGCAATCCAATCTTTCGTTTGGTCAATGTATTAAGATATACGCTACTAAAGGTGATTTTCCGGATTTAACTACTACAAAAATTGCAATTATAGGCGTTTTAGACGGTAGAGCTGCGGTAAACAATTCGGAAACAGGGTCTAGTTTAGAACCAATACGAAAAGAATTGTATAAATTATTTCCTGGCAATTGGCCTATAAATGTTGCCGATTTAGGAGATATTGTACAAGGAAATACCATAGAAGACACCTACTTTGCAGTAAATGAACTTACCAATTACTTAATAAGAAATAAAATTATTCCAATTATTATTGGAGGCGGACAAGATATTACCTACGCAAATTACAGAGCTTACGATACTTTAGAACAAACGGTTAATATTGTTGCTGTAGATAGTAAGTTTGATTTAGGTTCTATAGAAGACGACTTAAATTCACAATCGTATTTAAGTAGAGTGGTTATGAATCCGCCAAATAATTTATTTAATTTTTGTAATATTGGGTATCAAACCTATTTTAACTCACAAGACGAAATAGATTTGTTAAGTAGCCTTTATTTTGATACCTGTAGATTGGGCGAAGTTTTAAATTCAATTCAAATAGTAGAGCCTATTTTAAGAGATGCAGATATTGTAAGTATAGATATGGCTTCTGTAAAAAATGCCGAATCGCCAGCCAATAACAATGCAGGGCCTAATGGACTTTCAGGAACTGATATCTGTGCAATAGCACGTTATGCAGGTATTAGTGATAAGGTAACATCCTTTGGTATTTATGAATACAATCCATTGTTAGATACTAAAAATCAATCGGCGCAATTAATCGCTCAAATGATTTGGTATTTTATAGAAGGGTTTAATTTTAGAGCCCATGATTATCCATTTGGATTAAAAGATCAGTACCAAAAATTTATTGTACCCATAGAAAATGAGTTGCTAAATTTTTATAAAAGCAACAAAAGTGGGCGTTGGTGGATGGAAATTGAAATAAGTAATAATAATAAATTTAAAAGACATGCGTTAATACCTTGTACATATCAAGATTATATAAGTGCAAGTAACCAAGAAATTCCTGAAAGATGGATGCGAACATATAAAAAATTAAACTAA
- the topA gene encoding type I DNA topoisomerase — translation MAKNLVIVESPAKAKTIEKFLGKDFQVESSFGHIADLPSKEIGINVEGDFMPNYVVSTDKKAVVKKLKSLAKKADTVWLASDEDREGEAIAWHLFEQLKLKDVATKRIVFHEITKKAILKAVENPRSIDYHLVNAQQARRVLDRLVGYELSPVLWRKIKGGLSAGRVQSVAVRLIVEREREITAYTPVASYKVVAEFTNSEGKKFKANLPKSFDTKEAAEAFLNSCIGADFKVEDLQKKPAKKSPAAPFTTSTLQQEASRKLYFPVAKTMMIAQRLYEAGLITYMRTDSVNLSDDAKNAAQEEIIASYGEAYSKPRNFTSKSKGAQEAHEAIRPTSMDQHTVSVDYDQDRLYDLIWKRTIASQMSDAQLERTNVKISNSNNTTIFTANGEMIKFEGFLKVYLEGTDNEDEEQEGMLPNLTKGDALINKNIVATQRYSRPPYRYTEASLVKRLEELGIGRPSTYAPTISTIQRREYVEKGTIEGVDRDYTQIKLAKNKVVSKVLTEKVGSDKGKLVPTDIGNIVNDFLVENFSNILDFGFTAKVESAFDEIAEGKEDWISMIKDFYNNFHPIVEDVAANADRAKGERLLGVDPKSGKNVYARLGRFGAMVQIGEATDEEKPRFASLQPDQTLTTITYEEAMDLFKLPKTIGGYEGKDIVVANGRFGPYIKYDTMFVSIPKDENPMSVDVNRAIELIQEKQKADAPIGSYEDLPIQKGVGRFGPFIKWNNMFINVNKKYDFDNLTQANLVELIEDKKRKEIEKVIHNWEEEGIRVEKARWGRFNILKGKIKIEMPKTTDAKNLTLEEVKDIIEKKAPKKKATKRKTTKRKSTKK, via the coding sequence ATGGCAAAAAATTTGGTAATAGTAGAGTCACCAGCAAAAGCAAAAACAATTGAAAAATTTCTAGGTAAAGATTTTCAAGTCGAATCTAGTTTTGGACATATTGCAGACTTGCCCTCTAAAGAAATTGGAATAAATGTAGAAGGAGACTTTATGCCAAATTATGTAGTATCTACAGATAAAAAAGCTGTTGTAAAAAAACTAAAAAGTTTAGCAAAAAAAGCAGATACTGTTTGGTTGGCTTCGGATGAGGATCGCGAGGGAGAGGCTATTGCTTGGCATTTATTTGAGCAATTAAAATTAAAAGATGTTGCTACAAAACGTATTGTTTTTCACGAGATTACCAAAAAGGCAATTTTAAAAGCTGTTGAAAATCCAAGAAGTATAGACTACCACTTAGTAAATGCACAACAAGCACGTAGAGTGCTCGATAGGTTGGTGGGTTATGAATTATCGCCTGTGTTATGGAGAAAAATAAAAGGAGGTTTATCTGCAGGTAGAGTACAATCTGTAGCGGTTCGACTAATTGTAGAAAGAGAACGCGAAATAACAGCATATACACCAGTAGCAAGTTATAAAGTTGTTGCTGAATTCACCAATTCTGAAGGTAAAAAATTTAAAGCGAACTTGCCAAAAAGTTTCGATACTAAAGAAGCAGCAGAGGCATTTTTAAACTCGTGTATTGGTGCTGATTTTAAAGTTGAAGATTTACAAAAAAAACCAGCTAAAAAATCGCCAGCAGCACCATTTACAACATCAACATTGCAGCAAGAAGCTTCAAGAAAGTTGTATTTTCCTGTTGCAAAAACAATGATGATTGCACAGCGTTTGTATGAAGCCGGTTTAATTACGTATATGAGAACAGATAGTGTAAACTTATCTGACGATGCTAAAAATGCGGCACAAGAAGAAATTATTGCTTCTTATGGCGAGGCTTATAGCAAACCAAGAAATTTTACTTCTAAATCTAAAGGAGCGCAAGAAGCTCACGAAGCCATTAGACCAACATCTATGGATCAGCATACAGTTTCTGTAGATTACGATCAAGATAGGCTGTACGATTTAATTTGGAAAAGAACCATTGCTTCACAAATGAGCGATGCGCAATTAGAACGTACAAATGTTAAAATTTCGAACTCTAACAACACTACTATTTTTACCGCTAACGGTGAAATGATAAAGTTTGAAGGGTTTTTAAAGGTATATTTAGAAGGTACAGATAACGAAGATGAAGAGCAAGAAGGAATGTTGCCTAATTTAACAAAAGGAGATGCCTTAATAAATAAAAATATTGTGGCAACCCAAAGGTATTCTAGACCGCCATACAGATATACTGAGGCTTCTTTGGTAAAAAGATTAGAAGAATTAGGAATTGGACGTCCGTCTACTTATGCACCAACCATTTCAACAATTCAACGTAGAGAATATGTAGAAAAAGGAACTATTGAAGGTGTAGATAGAGATTATACACAAATAAAATTAGCCAAAAATAAGGTGGTTTCTAAAGTTTTAACCGAAAAAGTAGGTTCAGACAAAGGAAAATTAGTGCCAACAGATATTGGAAATATAGTAAACGACTTTTTAGTAGAGAATTTTTCAAATATTTTAGATTTCGGATTTACAGCAAAAGTAGAATCTGCTTTTGATGAAATTGCAGAAGGAAAAGAAGATTGGATTTCTATGATTAAAGATTTCTATAATAATTTTCATCCAATAGTAGAAGATGTTGCAGCAAATGCAGATAGAGCAAAAGGTGAGCGTTTATTAGGTGTAGATCCTAAAAGTGGTAAAAATGTATATGCGCGTTTGGGTAGATTTGGAGCAATGGTGCAAATAGGAGAGGCTACAGATGAAGAAAAACCGAGATTTGCAAGTTTACAACCAGACCAAACCTTAACAACCATAACTTATGAAGAGGCAATGGACTTGTTTAAGCTTCCTAAAACTATTGGTGGTTATGAAGGGAAAGATATTGTAGTAGCCAATGGTAGATTTGGACCTTATATTAAGTACGATACTATGTTTGTATCTATTCCAAAAGATGAAAATCCAATGTCTGTAGATGTTAACAGAGCTATTGAGTTAATTCAAGAAAAACAAAAAGCCGATGCCCCAATTGGTAGTTATGAAGACTTGCCAATACAAAAAGGTGTAGGTAGATTTGGACCTTTTATCAAATGGAACAATATGTTTATCAATGTCAATAAAAAATACGATTTTGATAACTTAACGCAAGCAAATCTTGTAGAATTAATTGAAGATAAAAAGCGAAAAGAAATTGAAAAAGTAATTCATAATTGGGAAGAAGAAGGTATTAGAGTTGAAAAAGCACGTTGGGGTAGATTTAATATTTTAAAAGGAAAAATTAAAATAGAAATGCCAAAAACAACCGATGCTAAAAATTTAACTTTAGAAGAGGTAAAAGACATTATTGAAAAGAAAGCACCAAAAAAGAAAGCAACTAAACGAAAAACAACTAAAAGAAAATCTACCAAAAAATAA
- the miaB gene encoding tRNA (N6-isopentenyl adenosine(37)-C2)-methylthiotransferase MiaB, translating to MGSEKIIEEKKQGQALLTDQKEGNHKKLYIESYGCQMNLNDTEIVASILSDEGYNTTHLLEEADLVLVNTCSIREKAEQTVRKRLEKYNAVKKINPAMKVGVLGCMAERLKAKFLEEEKIVDLVVGPDAYKDLPNLLADVSAGRDAVNVILSKEETYGDISPVRLNSNGVSAFVSITRGCDNMCTFCVVPFTRGRERSRDPKSILEEIRGLVANNYKEITLLGQNVDSYLWYGGGLKKDFKNASEIAKATAVDFAQLLDLAATEFPKTRFRFSTSNPQDMSLDVIYTMAKHENICKYIHLPVQSGSTSVLKRMNRQHTREEYIELIDNIRKILPDCALSQDMIAGFCGETEEEHQDTLSLMEYVKYDFGFMFAYSERPGTPAEKRMADDVELAVKKRRLNEIIQLQRAHGNYRMEQFIGKTVEVLIEGTSKKSDAHWKGRNSQNAMVIFPKGDENIGDFVQVLVENCTSATLLGKRA from the coding sequence ATGGGTAGCGAAAAAATTATAGAAGAAAAAAAACAAGGTCAAGCGCTTTTAACAGATCAAAAGGAAGGAAATCATAAAAAACTTTATATAGAAAGTTATGGTTGCCAAATGAATTTAAATGATACTGAAATTGTTGCTTCAATACTTTCTGATGAAGGTTATAATACTACGCATTTACTTGAGGAAGCTGATTTAGTTTTGGTAAACACTTGCTCTATTAGAGAAAAAGCAGAACAAACCGTTCGTAAACGTTTAGAAAAATACAATGCTGTTAAAAAAATAAATCCAGCGATGAAAGTCGGTGTTTTAGGTTGTATGGCTGAACGTTTAAAAGCTAAATTTTTAGAGGAAGAAAAAATTGTTGATTTGGTTGTTGGACCCGATGCTTATAAAGATTTACCTAATTTATTAGCTGATGTTAGCGCTGGAAGAGATGCTGTAAATGTAATTTTATCTAAAGAAGAAACCTACGGAGATATTTCTCCGGTTAGATTAAATAGCAACGGAGTGTCTGCCTTTGTTTCAATAACCAGAGGTTGCGATAATATGTGCACCTTTTGTGTAGTACCATTTACACGTGGACGTGAAAGAAGTAGAGATCCGAAAAGTATTTTAGAAGAAATTCGTGGCTTGGTAGCTAACAATTATAAAGAGATTACCTTATTAGGACAAAATGTAGATAGCTACCTTTGGTATGGTGGTGGCTTAAAAAAAGATTTTAAAAATGCTTCTGAAATTGCCAAAGCTACTGCAGTAGATTTTGCACAATTATTAGACTTGGCTGCTACAGAATTTCCTAAAACACGTTTTCGTTTTTCAACATCTAATCCACAAGATATGAGCTTAGATGTTATTTATACAATGGCCAAACACGAAAATATTTGTAAATACATTCATTTACCTGTACAGTCTGGAAGTACCAGTGTATTAAAAAGAATGAACAGACAACACACGCGTGAAGAATATATAGAACTTATTGATAATATAAGAAAAATACTCCCAGACTGTGCTTTGTCGCAAGATATGATTGCTGGTTTTTGTGGAGAAACAGAAGAAGAACATCAAGATACTTTAAGTTTAATGGAGTATGTAAAATACGATTTTGGTTTTATGTTTGCCTATTCTGAAAGACCTGGAACTCCAGCAGAAAAAAGAATGGCAGATGATGTTGAACTTGCTGTTAAAAAAAGAAGATTGAATGAAATAATTCAACTACAAAGAGCACACGGAAATTACCGAATGGAACAATTTATTGGTAAAACCGTTGAAGTTTTAATTGAAGGAACTTCAAAAAAATCGGATGCACATTGGAAAGGACGAAATTCGCAAAACGCCATGGTTATTTTCCCGAAAGGAGATGAAAACATTGGTGATTTTGTACAGGTTTTAGTCGAAAATTGTACTTCCGCAACGCTATTAGGAAAAAGAGCTTAG